The genomic window gttcaattcccagcaaccacatggtggctcaagatcatctgatgccctcttctggcatgtaggtgtacatgcagacagagtacACCACACTTAAAATACATAAACAgataaattaaaagtataaatgtaTAATCTGAGCTTTTCATAAATGTTTCAATAATTACTTTCCTGAAAAAAATTTACACTTAGTATGTCTAGCCTCATACCTCTCACTAGAAACATAACGTCTTATAAATACCAAAAGCAAGCTTCGGAAATGGTCATCTTTCACAAATCTGGCATGAAATCATatctaagataaaaataaacacatatgaaAATATTGTTCTAATATCCCTTGCTTGTCATGGTAtcagaaaacactgaagaaaaacaaatgcatcATAGAAGATAATTTTACTAATGTTTTTCCTGGTTCCATGATGCAATGTTAACTATGGAAAGGCCTACAGCAAAGAGGAGTGGAGTAGGTGGGGTAGGAAGAATAGCAGAAAACTTTTGTACTCTTGGTTTTTGCAACAAGTTCACAATAATCCTCTTACTTTGGGCTCCTGACTGAAGTTGGGACTATATTGTACTACCATACCTGGTTAGAACAAAAcctttttcttaatcattttctattttcaatttttattaattttttgtatatgaatgtttcacatgcatgtgtggaaatgtgtctggtgcccatagaggttgaagaggacatcagatcccttagaactggaggtATCTCGGGTTGTGAGAaaccacgtgtgtgtgtgtgtgtgcgcgtgcgcgtgctcGGGAAAGGGAACTTAAGTCTTGTAGAGGGCAAAAGAACATCAGTGCTCttatcttaactactgagccatctttccagccccatagAACTAAAACTGAAGATTCTCATCAACATAATACATTAGACACTATAAGTGGTATAtcataaaatgttttctgtattcCATAGTAAACCAAAAAGTTGGTGAGACAGTGCATAGATTATTACCTGAAGTTTTACTCAGCTCTGCTGACAATACAGCAGTCAGGGAtctgtcctctttctctgtaTCAGAAGGAagttttttctctgcttctttcataAGTACTTTGTGTTTAACTATGCTGCCTGTTTCTGTTTGAGGTTCCAAAGCAGAAACATTTGGAGGCAATAAGGACACCTTAGATACACTGGACCTATTTTTGGAGAATTCATCTGAGCCATGTACTCCATCTTTAGGATATATGTTCTTGACAGAAAGATCGCAGGGCAACTCTGAGCAAGGCAGTGAACTGGCCCCACTCTGGACACTGGCAATTTCACTTTGGTCGGATACTTCTAGGTCAGTGTACTCCTGGGCTAATTTAGGAGAATCATCTTTAGTACTGACAAGTGTGGGAAATTCATCTATTATCTCAATTGGCGACGAATCTGAAAATGTTTCACTTTCTTTTATCTTGTCTTCCTTAGAAGAAAGTAAGTCATCATTTGAATAAATTGCAGTATTAAACTCTTCCATTTGCAAAGGAATCTTCTCTTTTTTGGTCAATGTTGGAACTTCATTAGATGCAGTATCTTTTGTAATATGTAAATTGGGCTGAAAAGATTCTAAATATGGttttcctacctcctgaggtGAAGCACTAAGTCTCtccttatgtgtgtgttgtgttactGTCTCAGACACTTCAGTAAGACTCTCCTTCGTGAGCATCACAGCCTCCTCTTGTGTTTGTGGGACTTCAGGAATTGAATCATCACTAAATAAGTCAACTGGTTCAGATTCAGGTGAGGAATCCTCCACTAGCTCAGAGTGATCAGGCACCGACTTCTCATATTTGGCTATTTCTGAATAATTAGAGAAGTCTGGACTTGGCTCAGTGGAGAgctttgtttctttaattaaGTCACATGCAATGGATATATAAGGaccttctgcttcctgaacagctgcattcaaactttcaggctctttcatttcttccttcgtTCCCAAAGCTTGTAGTGCTACATTCATGGCTTCTTCATATGGTGGGGGATTTTCAGGCTCAAGCTTTACACTGTCGTAACTAACTGGAGGAGGCGCTTCTAGTGGGGATGCACTGGGCTGCGCTACAGAAGCACCAGTGCTCGGCAGGAGAGAATTTAATGGTGCTTCCATAACAATATCAGGCAAAACTGGTGATGGGGTTGCTTCAGCCTCCTCAAATGACGGGCAAAGCTGTGCTGTGGGATAAAGTGACTCTTGTATAGCGTCTGATGTCTGGACCAAGTCCACTTTTGTTTCATAAGCAATCTTTGTACCTGTGGCTTCGTTCAGTTCACTTTCACATGCTTCCTGAACTAAATCTGGCGTTAGACCTTCAGGCATGTTTGCCACTACTGCCTCAGTCAACTTTGATAAATTATCTGTTGTGACATAATCTGCCTCAGAATCCTGTATTGCTACAAGGAAAGGATTTGACGTTTTGGGGCTAGTCTTCTCTGTTATAATTTGggccttcctttcttctatttttttttcatctgttttattttctgaagtgtGATCTTCTAACGAAGGGAAAATGTTTGCTTCGGTGCTTTCGGTTGCTGAGGGAAAGGAGGCACAGGTGATGTATGCTCTGGAGCCGTCCTTCACaggggctggggggctgggggaAGAAGCACCCTCATTTCTGCCTTCACTCTCCTTCCCATGACTTGCTTGCTCTAGGCTATCTTCAAAGCATTTTCTGTCCACTTTACTTTCCATGTTAGCTCTAGCAGCCAGCACATCCCTACTTCCCTCGTAAGTATCTTTCACTTCCCATGCTTGTTCAAATGGCTTAAAGTCTGCATACTCTTCCCTCACAGGTGCTATCACTGACATTtgcatttcattaaaaatgtCCATTGTCTTTTCTGGAGACATAACTCTGTCTTCTTTAACCGCTTTAGTAAGGGGCACAGCTGACTCTTGTGGATTGCAAAGGGCTGCACTACCAACTAAATCCTCTTTGTCTGTACTCCTCTCAATGACTTCTTCCTTAGTGTTTCCTACTAATATGGCTGACTCTCCTTTTGGGGAGCCATTGAAAGACAATCCCATTTCTGAGTATTCTAATTCTGAGAACTCTGCTAAATCTCTATTTACAAATGGATTTGTTGCCCTCTCCGGCAACTTTTTAGAAGCTTCATTTAGAGTTTCTTCAATTGCTCCTTCTGTGGATGACACTGCTGATAAGTTACCAAGGTATCCatgttctttaaaagaaacagCTGAGATAGGAgatagagaaggaagagaggcagcAGTTTCAAGCAGGACAGATGGGAAATCCTCTTGACCAGACGAAACAGTGTTACCTGGCTGCTCCTTCAAAGTCATAATTTTTTCTGTGGCCatggatagaaagaaaaattagagAATGCCAGTGTTCTCAGGCTAATACAAGTTTTTTTAACAGTTAATAAAAGTGTTAGTAAACACTTATTATCAAATGAAATATGAATAGCATTTAGTTAATAAATACAGACAGACTTGGATCATTACTGAAAATATGAACTATTGTCAATTTTAAAGAATACGTGGCTACTGTACAACATAGTTAACAATATGTTGTCTATCACACAGCCAAGTGAAGACTCTAAATACTCTCACTACAAAGTAATTAAAAACATCTAAGATGACGGATATGCTAATCAGCTAGACCTGACCATGCAACAGTGAATAATGTACTGAGTCATCGCACTATACCCTGTACAGTTATTAATATAAAGTACCTGAAGAAAAAAGAACGTGCAGTTGCAGAGGCAATTACCTACCATGCATAGACATAAATCAAATCTGAGAAAACTGCAGGTGCTACTAACTGGAAAAAGCTACTTTTAAATAGTTTAAGGAGAAAGTTAAGATTTGATGAATGAGTACCCAGATGCATAGGCCAGACAGGGTACTGGATTATCAAAGGCCAAGAGACAGGCATTCCTTTACTTTACATAAAGGCCTATAGCTATACAAAGGCAAactattcaaagaaaatgaatcatTATGTAAGTATAAACCAAAGGTCCAAGAATTCCTTATGAATTCCAATTATAAATCAAATCCTGTCCATGCCTCTTTTGGATgtaacatataaaatgtaaatttatagTCTTTTTTTATTTCCCAGTAAAAACATTCTTGGACCAACACTGATTTCTAGTAAATGCAAAGTACTCTACTGAGTTAACATCAGAGTGAGTTAGAACACACAGAGCAAAGGCTGGCAGGAAGAACTTGCCTGCAGAGGAGGGTATCACAGGCTCAGATGCAGCAGGAAGAGCAAAAAGGGTCtcatctgaaaaacaaacagaatacgACCTCAGCAGAAATGCAGCAGGCTGGAGGAGTAAAGGCAAGAGACTAAGCAAGGCTAAGTTCCTAATGAGTTAACCACATTTCTAGAGAAAAGGCTAAGTAAGTAGAAAGGAAGTAGGAAACAGTAAGTAATTCTCATGTATGACTAAGTGTTAGTCATTTTTTAAGAGGCAAGATAGCACATTTATATTGAGTTTTGACCAAAGCGGTTTTCCACAAAGTACTATCACTTAATATACTACATCCAAGTCTTGTCCTATTCTAATCAGactttaaaagattaaatataataaaattaataactaTTTTATGTAATCATTTGTTCCCAGCATATGGTCCATTTAAAAGAATACTTTCTGagaattacatattttcttttacattcttcTCTTTTAGTGCATAGCAGCACTGTATAGTACTGAAGATAAGTCATATGTGCCACTGTCCAAATGCCGCTCAAAAGTAAAACCAACCTccctcttattattattattagttaccttcttatttgttttaagtatttaaaacCCTACAATTTACTTTGCTTACCACCCTATTGTCATAATGGTGGTTGGTAATAGTTCccctttaaataaaaattaaaagcaaaaaaaaattcaacaacaaaaactagtTTTACAACTAACATGAGGCACTTCTATAATTAAGTTCCAGTCTTTCCTACATAAAATACAGCAATGTTTGTGCTCTGGCCACATTCCTAGGTTGAATCTTTAACCTACATTAGATGTTCAGATACAGCCTTGGGGAGGTGACCAGAGTTAGATGAGGTCCTAAAAATGAGGCTCTGACCCAATGTGATTACTGCTCTCCCAAGAAGAGATAGCAGAGAGCATGTACAGAGAGACCAAGCTACCAAGTAAGAGGCTGACTCACAATAAAATCGACCTTGCTAATAAGCTAACTTGAATCTTCTCAGTCTCTAGCCTTGTGAGAAATATCTATTGTTTAAGCTACCCATTTTACATTTTGTACTGTCAACACAAGTAGACAATACACTACATATTACAGTATTAACATTAATATATGATAGCTTTTGTACCTGTAGTTACAAGgttcagaaaactaaaaatctTCTGTTTTATAGTAGGGAAAGACTCCAGCACAGGACTACTTAGAATAATTCAAGGCATAACAGGAAAGAAGACCCAATAAATTTGGAAAGCCACTTCTACCAGTAAATAAAAGCTAAACAAGGCttattaaaacaaagtaaaagagaTGTATATAGTTAACAAAAATATGGACTTGTTTTCCAAGTCCCCTTGATAAACTGGGGATAGCTAATTTCATAATGCCAAATAAATTGTGACTAAATCCCCACAAGGCATGATGTCATAGCATCCTTAGATGAGATAAATGGtgagaaaaaaactgaaatatgTTTAAGGTCTTGGTAAcccaggcatggcagtgcatgcctaCTATCCCTACCTActcaaaagacttaaaaagagaGAATCACTTGAGTTCACGTGTTCAAGACCAGGTTCAACAGCATGGCTAGACACTGGTCACAAACAAGCATAGTCACAACAAACTAAAAACATTAAAACCTATAACCTCTTATAACCTAAAACAAGAAATAGGTAGGGAAGATATTCACCCAAACTAGAAAGCCAGCAATGCCTTAGGAAATTTTCAATGGTGTATAcaacatgtatacatttttaaaatgttatgtgaCTCTCCTAGTTTCATTTATGCTGATAAGATAAAATATCCTTGCAGAAAGCAACTTGGGAGAGAAGTGATTCATTTTAACTTACAGTTCCAGTCCATAACTGCAGAGAAATCACAGCAGGAACAGCTAGTCACATCATACCCAGttgagaacaaaaaaagaaatgatatgtATGTTTGCTTGCGCTCAGCTCCATTTCTCCGCTC from Arvicanthis niloticus isolate mArvNil1 chromosome 7, mArvNil1.pat.X, whole genome shotgun sequence includes these protein-coding regions:
- the Rtn4 gene encoding reticulon-4 isoform X1, whose translation is MEDLDQSSLVTSSADSPPRPPPAFKYQFVTEPEDEEDEEDEEEEEEDDEDLEELEVLERKPAAGLSAAPVPPAAAAAAPLLDFSSDSVPPAPRGPLPAAPPAAPERQPSWERSPAASAPSLPPAAAVLPSKLPEDDEPPARPPPPPPAGARPLAEPAAPPSTPAAPKRRGSGSVDETLFALPAASEPVIPSSAEKIMTLKEQPGNTVSSGQEDFPSVLLETAASLPSLSPISAVSFKEHGYLGNLSAVSSTEGAIEETLNEASKKLPERATNPFVNRDLAEFSELEYSEMGLSFNGSPKGESAILVGNTKEEVIERSTDKEDLVGSAALCNPQESAVPLTKAVKEDRVMSPEKTMDIFNEMQMSVIAPVREEYADFKPFEQAWEVKDTYEGSRDVLAARANMESKVDRKCFEDSLEQASHGKESEGRNEGASSPSPPAPVKDGSRAYITCASFPSATESTEANIFPSLEDHTSENKTDEKKIEERKAQIITEKTSPKTSNPFLVAIQDSEADYVTTDNLSKLTEAVVANMPEGLTPDLVQEACESELNEATGTKIAYETKVDLVQTSDAIQESLYPTAQLCPSFEEAEATPSPVLPDIVMEAPLNSLLPSTGASVAQPSASPLEAPPPVSYDSVKLEPENPPPYEEAMNVALQALGTKEEMKEPESLNAAVQEAEGPYISIACDLIKETKLSTEPSPDFSNYSEIAKYEKSVPDHSELVEDSSPESEPVDLFSDDSIPEVPQTQEEAVMLTKESLTEVSETVTQHTHKERLSASPQEVGKPYLESFQPNLHITKDTASNEVPTLTKKEKIPLQMEEFNTAIYSNDDLLSSKEDKIKESETFSDSSPIEIIDEFPTLVSTKDDSPKLAQEYTDLEVSDQSEIASVQSGASSLPCSELPCDLSVKNIYPKDGVHGSDEFSKNRSSVSKVSLLPPNVSALEPQTETGSIVKHKVLMKEAEKKLPSDTEKEDRSLTAVLSAELSKTSVVDLLYWRDIKKTGVVFGASLFLLLSLTVFSIVSVTAYIALALLSVTISFRIYKGVIQAIQKSDEGHPFRAYLESEVAVSEELVQKYSNSALGHVNSTIKELRRLFLVDDLVDSLKFAVLMWVFTYVGALFNGLTLLILALISLFSIPVIYERHQAQIDHYLGLANKSVKDAMAKIQAKIPGLKRKAE